The Candidatus Methylomirabilota bacterium genome contains the following window.
CACCCGAACCCACTGGGCCTCGGCGGCGTCGCTGCCGGCGACGACGTGGGCGGACTCGGGATAGGCAACGTAGTCGACCAGCACCCAATGATACCGGACGCGTCCGTCGGGGTCGCTGACGACGCGGTCCAGCACGCCGGCGACGGCGCCGATGCGGACGTCGAGCCCGCACTCCTCGAGCACCTCGCGCCGCGCCGCTTCCTGCGTCGTCTCGCCGAGCTCCACCAGGCCTCCGGGGAGGCTCCACTTGCCGAACGCCGGCGGCCGTCCGCGCCTGACCAGGAGCACTCGATCGCCGTCGAGCACCACCGCGCCCACGCCCACGCGGGGAAGGTCAGGGTACTCGCGCGAAGCCATCGGCGACTCGAGAGCGCTCCGTCCATGCGTCGGTGCCGTACTTGTCACGGGCCAGCCGCTCCGCGTCGCGCGCCTCGGCGTCACTGAGTCCGCCAGGCACGAGGGCGAGCCCGTGCGCCTCCGCGAACCCGTCGGCCAGCGCGGACGCGACCTCGTCGAACGAGGGCCGGCGTCCGAGAGCCGCCTCGACGGTGGTCATGCCCGCGAGGGGATCACCCCCGGGAAAGATGAGCCGGACGCGGGCGGCATCCACGCCGAGCATCACGCTTCCATGCTGCAGGAAGCCGCCGATCCGGCGCCGTTGCGCGCTGCCGACGAGCTTGCGGCCACCGACCTCGATCTCGTAGGTCCCGGTGCGCGCGAAGCAGAACGCGGGCGGCTCGGAGCCCGACGGCATGACCGGCACCATCTCGGCGGCGACCCCGAGCCGCCGCAGCCCCGCCACGAGGCCCCTGCTGATCCAGTCGTACGACTGGAGGACCCCGACGGCGCCGGCGAAGTCGTCGACGGCAGCGACCACGCTGTACGTCAGCTCGCGCTCGGGCCCATCGTGATAGATCGCGCTGCCACCGGTTGGTCGTCGCACCAGCCCGACGCCCAGGGCCCGGCACGCGTCGACGTTCACGCCGCGATCGAGCCGCTGCCCGTACCCCAGGGACACGGCGGGAGGCGCCCACGCGAAGAACCGGAGCGTCGGGGGTCCATCCCCGGCGAGCCGACTGCGCCAGAGCGCCTCGTCGATCGCCATGTTGGTGGGGCCGTCGAGAGGCTCGGTGACGATGAGCCGCCAGGGCCTCGTCGAGGGGGACAGCTTCGCTGACTCGATTGGATGGCTCGCCTCGCCTGCGGCTCGCAAGACGGGCCCCCCTCGAGACTCCCCCCAGGATTCGGTTGCGCCGGCAAAGCCGGCGCTCGAACGGGCGCGAATCATCGTGTCATTGCCCCCGGTCGGATCGTGCGCCGATCAGACTCGCGATGACTCCGCCGGCGGACGCCAGCGCAAGTCCGGGTACCGCGCGGCGCGCGTCTGGTCCAGGCGGCGCACTGGCGTGGTCAGGGGCGCGTCGTGGATCACCGCGGGGTGCTCTTCCGCCTCCTTGGCGATCCGGATCATGGCGTCGCAGAACTCGTCCAGCGTCTCCTTCGACTCCGTCTCGGTCGGCTCGATCATCAGCGCCTCCTCCACGATCAGCGGGAAGTAGATCGAGGGGGCGTAGAAGCCGAGGTCGAGCAGCCGCTTGGCGATGTCGAGCGCGGTGACGCCGAGCTTCTTCTGTCGCCGGGCCGACATCACGCACTCGTGCATGCACGGGCCGGGAGCGCCGGCGTCGTAGTACGGCTCCAGGCGCTTCATGACGTAGTTGGCGTTCAGCACGGCGTTGTCGGAGACGCTGCGCAGCCCCGCCGGCCCCATCGTCCGGATGTACGTGTAGGCGCGGACGAGCATCCCGAAGTTGCCCCAGAAGGTCTGGAGCTTGCCGATGGACTTGGGGCGGTTCCAGTCGAGCGCGTAGGTCGGTGCACCGCCGGCCTTGGCGTCGGCGCTTCGCTCGGCTCCCCTGCGGCTGCGCCTCGCACGGCCCTCGCGCCGGGTGACGACCGGCGTCGGCAGGAACGGCATCAGGTGCGACTTCACGCCGACCGGCCCCGCGCCGGGGCCGCCGCCGCCGTGCGGCGTCGTGAACGTCTTGTGGAGGTTGAAGTGGCAGACGTCGAATCCGAGATCGCCGGGTCTGACGATGCCGAGGATGGCGTTCAGGTTGGCGCCGTCCATGTACACCTGCACGCCCTTGGCGTGACACCTCTCGATGATCTCGATGATCCGGGGCTCGAACATCCCGAGCGTGTTCGGCAGCGTCAGCATGAACGCGGCCGTCTCGTTGTCGAGGTTCCGCTCGAGGTCGAGGACGTCGACCTCGCCGTTCGCCTCGGACTTGAGCTGGACGACCCGATAGCCGGCAATCGCCGTCGACGCGGGGTTCGTGCCGTGCGCGGAGTCCGGGATCAGCACCTTCGTGCGGCGCTCGCCGTTGGCGAGATGGTAGGCGCGGATCATGAGGACGCCGGCGAGCTCGCCCTGGGCCCCGGCGGCCGGTTGCAGCGACACGGCGTCCATGCCGGCGATCTCGGCGAGGTCCGCCGCCAGCTCGTGCATGAGCTGGAGCGCGCCCTGGCTCGCCTCCTCCGGGGCCAGCGGATGCAAGGCGCCGAAGCCCGGCAACCGCGCCATGTCCTCGTTGATCCTCGGGTTGTACTTCATCGTGCACGAGCCGAGGGGATAGAAGTGCGTGTCGACACCGTAGTTGAGGCGGCTCAGACGGGAGTAGTGGCGGATGACGTCGACCTCGGACACCTCGGGCAGCTCGGCCCCTTGCCGGCGCAGGTGCCGCTCCGGCAGGAGCGCGTGCACATCGCTCTTCGGCACATCCGGCTCCGGCAGCGAGAACGCGTGCCGACCGGGCGATGACAGCTCGAAGATCAGCTTGTCGTAGCTCGGCTTCGACGCTTCGCTCGGCTCGCCTTCGGCTGCGCCTCGCACCGGCTTCGACGCTTCGCTCGGCTCGCCTTCGGCTGCGCCTCGCACTTCCTCGGCCATCACGCCACCGCCTTCGCCAGCGCCGCCGCGAACGCGTCGATCTCGGCGCGCGTCCGCCGCTCGGTGACCGCGACCACGAGGCAGTCACGCAGCTTGCGGTCGAACCGCGCGAGCGGAACGCCGGCGAGGATGCGGTCCTTCAAGAGCCGGCGCGCCACCCGCTCGGGTGGCTTCGGCAGCGCGAGCGTGAACTCCTTGAAGAACGGCGCGCCGAAGCGGAGCCGCACGCCGGGCACCGCGGCCAGGACCCCGGCCGCATGGTGGGCCTTGGCCGTCGACAGCTCACCCACCCGGACCAGTCCCGCCTTGCCCATGATCGACATGTAGATGGTGCCCATCAGGGCGCAGAGCGCCACGTTGGTGCAGATGTTCGACGTGGCCTTCTCCCGGCGGATGTGCTGCTCGCGCGCCTGGAGAGTCAGGACGAAGCCCCGGTGGCCGTCGAGGTCCACCGTCGCGCCGGCGAGGCGACCCGGGATGCGCCGGATGAAGTCCTTCTTCACCGCGAGCACGCCCAGGTTCGGGCCGCCGAACCCCAGGGGGACGCCGAGCCCCTGTCCCTCGCCGACGCAGATGTCGACGCCCTGTGCACCCGGGGCCTCGAGCACGCCGAGGTTCACCGGATCGACTGACGCGATCAGCAAGGCGCCGGCCTCGTGCGCGACCGCCGCCGCGTCCGCGATCTCTTCGAGGCAGCCAAACAGGTTCGGCGACTGCACCACGATGGCCGCCGTCTTGCTCGAGACCGCCTTGCGCAGGCCGTCGGCGTCGGTGATCCCGTCTCCCAGCGGCGCCGTCCGGAGCTGCAGACCGAGTCCCTGGCCGTACGTCTCGACCACGCGCCGGGACAGTGGATGCACGCCGGCCGTCATCACGACCTCGTGGCGCCCGGTGATGTCGCGCGCCATCAGGACGGCCTCGGCGAGCGCCGACCCGCCGTCGTAGATCGAGGCGTTGGCGACGTCCATCCCGGTCAGCTCGGCGATCATCGTCTGGTACTCGTAGATCGTCCGCAGCGTACCCTGGCTGGCCTCGGGCTGATAGGGCGTGTAGGCCGTGAAGAACTCGCCGCGCGAGATCAGGTGGTTGATGGGGCTGGGGACGTAGTGGTCGTAGGCGCCGCCGCCCGCGAAGCAGGTGTAGGAGTCGGCGTCGGCGTTCTCGGCCGCCAGCCCTCGCAGGAGGTGGATCAGATCGGTCTCGGCCAGGGCTGGCGGCAGCCCGAGCGGCCGCGACAGGCGGGCCTTGGCCGGGATCTTGACCAGCAGATCTTCGATCGCCCGGGCGCCGATGACGTCGAGCATCGCGCGCTGGTTCTGCGGCGTGTTGGGCAGATAGCGCATCAGTGCGGGCCCTGGGCGAGGTGCTCTTCGTACTGCTTGGCGGTGAGCAGCTGGTCCCACTCGGCGGGGTTCGAGGGCTTGATGACGATCATCCAGCCGCGGCCATAGGGGTCCTGGTTGACCAGCTCCGGGGTCTTGCCGAGCTGCGCGTTCACCTCGACGACCTCCCCCGACACGGGCGCGTAGAGATCGGACACGGCCTTCACCGACTCCACCACGCCGAAGGACTGGCGCTGGGCCGCCTTGGCGCCGACCTTTGGGAGCTCGACGAAGACGACGTCGCCGAGCTGCTCCTGGGCGTAGTGGGTGATGCCGACGCGGACGTTGCCGCCCTCCCGCTTCGCCCACTCGTGGTCGCGCGTGTACCTGAGATCCGTCGGAATGTTGGACATCGTCACCTCCTTATAGAGGCCGCCGGTGCCCGGCCGCCGCCGGCCGGGGATGTCACGGCGCCTTCTTCACGCGTGGCGGGTGGAACGGCGTCTTGACGGCCCGTGCGGGCCGCGCCTGCCCGCGGATGTCGACGCCCAGCTCGGTGCCGACGGCCGCGTGCGCGGTGTCCACGTAGGCGAGCGCGATCGACTTGTCGACCGAGGGCCCGTAGGAGCCCGACGTCACGATCCCGATCGCCTGGCCGTCCTTGAGGACGGGGTAGCCGTGGCGGGCCACGGCGCGATCGGCCATCTCCAGCCCAACCAGCCGGCGGCGCGGCCCCTCGCTCTTCACCCGCTCGATGGCTTCCCGGCCGATGAACTCGCCCTTGGCGAGCTTCACCACCCAGCCCAGCCCCGCCTCGATGGGGTTGGTGGTCTGGTCGATGTCGTTGCCGTAGAGCGCGTAGCGCATCTCGAGACGCAGGGTGTCGCGCGCGCCGAGCCCGATCGGCCGGGCGCCGGCGCCGGCTCCGGCGTCGAGCAGCGCCTGCCAGAGCCGCATGGCGTCGGCCGCCCCCACGTACAGCTCGAAGCCATCCTCGCCGGTGTAGCCGGTGCGGGAGATCAGCGCCTGCCCTCCGGCGACGGCGCCGGCGGCGAAACGGTAGTACCCGATGGCGGCGACGTCGCGGTCGGCCAGGCGGCCGACGAGGGCCTCGGCCCGCGGCCCCTGCACGGCGATCAGCGCCGTCTGCGCCGAGACGTTCCGCCACCGCGCGCCCCGGCGCGTCGCGGACCTCTCGGTCACCCAGGCCCAGTCCTTGTCGATGTTGGCGGCGTTGACGGTCATCATGAAGCGCTCGGGGCCGAGCCGGTAGAGCGTGAGGTCGTCGACGATCCCGCCGTCGGGATAGCAGAGCAGCGAGTACTGGACCTGCCCGGCCTCGAGCGCCCCGACGTCGTTGGTCGTCAAGTGCTGGAGCGCCGCCAGCGCCTCCGGCCCCTCGACCTCGAACTCGCCCATGTGGCTCACGTCGAAGAGGCCGACCGCCGCCCGGACGGCCCGGTGCTCCTCGACGATCGACGTGTACTGCACGGGCATCTCCCACCCGCCGAAGGGCACCATGCGGGCGCCGGCCTTGACGTGGATGCCGTAGAGAGGTGTCCGCTTGAGGGGCATGTCCATGAGCGCCTCAGTAAATCATTGCCGCGGGGAAGGGTCAAGGGTGGGCCCTCGTTGGCGTTCACCCTTCATCGTTCGAGCGCGTCGATCAGGGGAGCGAGGGCGTTCGTGATCGCCGGATCGACCTGGCGGCCGACGTTGTTCACGAACACCGTGTCGCAGTCGATCGGCTGTATCGGGCACAACCCGGGAACGCCGGCGAGAATGAAAGGCGCGCACGTGTGGCAGCTGTCGTCCCACTTCGCGAAGGGCATCTGGTAGCCGATCTCGTCGTTCGCGAGCCCGACGATGAAGGTATGCTCCGCGCCCTCGACAACCGCCCCTCGATCAGGCCGCCGGCAGCCAGTCGCGCAGCGGCTTCACCTGACAGCCGGCCTTGTCGAGCCCCTCGCGCACCGCCCGGACGATGCGATCGGAGCCGGGCGTGTCGCCGTGGCAGCAGATCGTCTGCACCGAGATGTCGATCTCCACGCCGTCGATCGTGCGGACCTTGCCCTCCATCGCCATCTTCACGGCCTGGGCCGCTGCCTGCGGCGGGTCGGTGATGAGCGAGCCGGGGATCTTGCGGGAGACGAGCGTGCCGTCCACGTTGTAGGCGCGGTCGGCGAAGCCCTCGGAGGCCACGCGCACGCCCATCTTGCGGCAGGTCGCGTCGTACCGGCCGGAGGCGGCGGTCATGAGGATGAGCTTGGCTCCGCCCGACTCCATCACCGCCTCGCCGGCGGCCGCAGCCAGCGCCTCGTCCTTCTCCATCATGTTGTAGAGGATGCCGTGGGGCTTGACGTGCTGCAGGTCGCTGCCGGTCACGCGCACGAACTCGCGCAGCGCGCCGGTCTGGTAGCAGATGTAGTCCTTGACCTCCTTGGGCGAGACGTCCATCACCCGGCGGCCGAAGCCCATGAGGTCGGGCAGCCCGGGGTGGGAGCCGACCGCCACGCCGTGCTTGAGCGCCAGCTCCACCGTCTTGCGCATCACATGGGGATCGGCGGCATGGTAGCCGCAGGCGACGTTGGCGGAGGTGATGAAGGGCATGATCTCGGCGTCGTTGCCGAGCGTCCAGCGGCCGTAGCTCTCGCCCATGTCGGAGTTGAGGTCGATGAATTTCCGAGTCGCCATGATGGTCACTCCCTCGCCAGTACTCGGGCCAGTGCGTTGATGAAACGGTCGATGTCCTCGTCGGTCATCGCCAGCGAGCAGGCCCCCAGGCCCCGCTGGGTCAGCAGTATGCCCTCGTTCAGGAGCCCGAGGAAGACCCGGGCCGGCGCCTCCGGGTCCTTGGGGCGACTCGAGCGATAGTCGGTCAGGGGGCCCGCCGTCCAGTGCAGGCAGAAGAGCGAGCCGACCCCGGTCACCTGGCCGCGCCGGCGCGTCGCCGTCAGCAGGCGCGTCACGCCGCCGCGCAGGCGCTCGCCCAGCGCGTCCAGGCGCGTGTAGGCCTCGGGCGTGAGGGCGTTGAGCGTGGCCGCGCCCGCCGCCATCGTGACGGGGTTCGCGTTGAACGTGCCGCCGTGGCTGATCCGGGCGCCGCCGCGCCGCGGATCGTAGGCGGCCATGATGTCGGCGCGGCCGCCGAAGGCGCCCACGGGCAGCCCGCCGCCCACGATCTTGCCGAGCGTCGTGAGATCGGGACGGATCCCGAAGCGCTCCTGGGCGCCGCCCCAGGCGATCCGGAGCGAGATCACCTCGTCGAAGATCAGGACGATGCCGTGCTGCTCGGTGACGGCGCGGAGCTGCTCCAGAAAGCCGTCGGCGGGCAGCAGGATGCCGCCGATCCCCAGCAGCGGGTCGACGAGGACGGCGGCCAGGTTGGCCGCCTCCTTCTCGATGATCTGCGTGCACGCCTCGGCGTCGTTCCACGGCAGCACGACGGTGTGCTTGAGGACGGCGGGCGGCAGCCCGGCCGACCACGCGACCGGCTTGGGGTGGCGCCGACCCCCGGCGGCCTTCAGGTCGGGCGACACGCTCACCATCACCCAGTCGTGGGTGCCGTGATAAGCGCCCTCGAACTTCGCGATTTTCGGCCGTCCGGTGAAGGCGCGGGCCGCGCGCACGGCGTTCATGGTCGCCTCGGTGCCGGAGTTGGTGAAGCGCATCGTCTGGAGTGACGGAATGCGGCGGGTGAGGATCTCCGCCAGCCGGATCTCGTGCTCGGTCGGCCCCGGGAACGACATGCCGAGGGCGGCCGCCTCCTGGGCCGCCTTCACCACGTCGGGCGGCGCGTGGCCGAGGATGAGGCTCGTGTAGTTGCCGTTGAAGTCGAGCCGGGCCACGCCGTCGGCGTCCCAGACGTAGGCGCCCTGCCCGCGCTGGACGTAGAAGGGATAGGGATCGAAGAAGGTGGTGGTGCGGCTGTTGCCGCCCGGCATCACCGCCGTCGCCTCCTCGTGCAGCGCCCGCGACCGGCTCGTCTTCGCCAGGTACTCGTTCAGCTCTTTGTCGATGGCCATCAAAGGACCTCCTCGAGAGACGCCTGCCACGCTTGGAGCGCGCGATGGGCCTCGGCCAGCGCGACGGCGCGAAAGCGGAGGTGCTGACCCGGTTTGACCTGCCCGAGGCGACCGATGTCGAACGAGCACACCGTGGCCACCTTGGTGTAGCCGCCGGTGGACTGGCGGTCGACCAGGAGCGCGATGGGCTGGCCGTCGCCGGGCACCTGGATGCTCCCGAGCGCGATGCCGTCGGAGACGATATCGTGCCCGCGCGTGTGCGTGATCCTCGGACCGCGCATCCGCGCTCCCATCCGGTCGGACTGCGGCAGCATCTCGTAGGGCCCGGCCAGAAACGCCCGCAGCCCTTCCGCGGTGAACCGATCCGCCTGCGGTCCGAGGACCACGCGGATCTCGGGCTCGGCGGCCAGGTCGGGGATGGCCGAAGGCGGTACCCGCCGCAGGGGCGGCAGCGCCGCCGGGAAGAGCCGGAGCGTGTCGCCCTTGCGCAGCGCCCGTCCCTCCAAACCGCCGAGCCCGCCCCGCAGGTAGGTCGAGCGCGAGCCCAGGACCTCCGGCACGTCGATTCCCCCCGAGAAGGCGACGTACGCGCGGACGCCGGCGCCCGCGGGACCGAGCTTGACCACGTCGCCCTCCCGGAGCGCCAGCGTCGTCCAGGCGGGCGCCTCCTGCCCGTTGAGCGTGAGCGGCATGGCGGCGCCGGTCACGGCGATCGCGCACGGCGCGATGACCTCGAAGCGGGGACCGATCACGGTGCACTCGAGCCCGGCGGCGCCGTCCGGGTTGCCGACCAGGCGGTTGGCGAGGACGAACGCCGCGCGGTCCATCGGCCCCGAGGGCGGAATCCCGTAGCGGAGGTAGGCGCAACGGCCGAGGTCCTGCACGGTCGTCTGGGGCCCCGGCTCGAGGATGCGGATCACGCGATCACCGGCCGGAAGGTCCGCGCGCCGACGGCCGCGCTGATCGAGTCGAACTCCGGGCGGTCGATGCGACGGAAGCGAACGCGGTCGCCCGGACGCAGCAGGATCGGGTCGGGCGCGCCCGGATCGTAGAGGCGCAGGGGCGTGCGACCGAGGATCCAGTACCCGCCGGGGCTGTCGACCGAGTAGATGCAGCACTGGATGCCGCCGATGCCGACGCTCCCCGCCGGCACCCGTGTGCGCGGCGTCTCCAGGCGCGGCAGCCGCAAGCGCTCGGGCATCCCGCCCATGTACGGCAGCCCGGGCGTGAAGCCGATGAAATAGACGAGATACGACGCCCCGGCGTGGAGCCTCACCAGTTCTTCCACCGCCAGGCCGAGGCGCTCGGCGGCGGCGGCCAGGTCGAAGCCGAGCTCCGGATCGTAGCAGCAGGGCAGCTCCACGCTGCGCGCCGGCGGCAGCACCGCGGTATCGGCCCGGGGAGCCAGCTCGCTGATGGCGGCGCAGAGCGCGTCGTACTCGACGGCAAGCGGATCGTAGTACACGAGCAGCGTGCCGAAGGCGGGCACCGTCTCCACGACGCCGGTGAGCCCCTTCTGCTGGATGAGGAACTCGAGCGCGCGCACCCGCGTGTTGAGCTCGACGCTGATCTCCTCGCCGAGCACGACAGAAACGGCGAGGTCTCCCGCGGGCAGGAATCTCAGAGGCGCCTCGCCTGATCCCCGCGGGCCTAGAGGACCGCCAGCGTGGAGTTGGGCACATCGGTGATGAACATGTGCCCCGGGCTGTGGCTGATCATGAACGGCGGCCGGGAGGCCAGCGCGACCGCCTGGGGCGTCACCCCGCACGCCCAGAACACCGGCACGTCGCCCGGCCGGAACTCCTGGGGATCGCCCCACTCCGGCTTCGTGATGTCCCGGATGCCGATGGTCGCCGGATCGCCGATGTGGACGGGGGCGCCGTGGGCGTTGGGGAACCGCGCGCTGGCGGTGACGGCCTTCGAGAGCTGCGGGGCTGGAATCGGGCGCATGGAGACCACCATCGGCCCGTGGAAGACGCCGGCCGGCCGGCAGGCGATCGACGTCCGCCACATCGCGACGTTCTTGCCGTGCTCGACGTGCCAGAGCGGGATCCCCGCCTCCAGCAGCGCCCACTCGAACGTGAACGAGCAGCCCAGGAGGAAGGCGACGAGGTCGTCGCTCCAGTACGGCGTGGCGTCGGTGACCTCGTCGGCGAGCATGCCGTCCTTGTAGATCCGGTAGCGCGGCAGGTCGGTGCGGAGGTCCGCGCCCGGCGCCACGCCCACCGGCTCCGGCGAGCCGACGTTGGTGACCTCGAGCAGCGGGCAGGGTCGTGGGTTGCGCTGGCAGAAGAGCAGGAAGTCGTAGGCGGAGTCCCGGGGCAGCACGGCGAGGTTCGCCTGGACATAGCCCTGACCGAGGCCGGCGGTGACGCCGGCCAGCTTGCCCCGCCGAATGTCGGCGCGGATCTCGCGGGGATGGCGCGAGTCGATGGGCATACCGGGATTCTACTACCGGACTCCGAGGCGCGGCCAGACCTCCGGATTCACCAGCACCTGCGGCTTCTCGGCGCGCAGCACACGCAGCATCTCGCCGGCCACCTGCACGCCCATCTGGCGGTTGGCCTCCTTGGTGACGCCGGCGACATGGGACGACACGACGACGTTCTCGAGGTTGAGCAGCGGATTGTCGACGGGGGCGGGCTCTTCCTCGAAGACGTCGACGCCCGCCGCCGCCAGCTTGCCTCGGGTGAGCGCCTCGAAGAGCGCGCGCTCGTCCTGGACGCCGCCGCGGGAGGTGTTGATGTAGACGGCCCCGTCCTTCATGAGCGCCAGCGTGCGAGCGTTGATCATGTGATGCGTTTGCTCGGTGAGCGGGGTGTGGCAGGTGAGCACGTCCACCTGCGGCAGCAGCTCTTCCAGGCTCCCCACCGGCTCGGCGCCACGGTGCCGCACCTCGTCGGCCGGCACGTACTTGTCGTAGGCCAGCACCCGCATGCCCACCGCTCCCGCGAACTTCGCCACCCGCCGGCCGATGTTGCCGACGCCGACGATGCCGAGCGTCTTGCCGCTGAGCTCGGTGTTGCCGACCGCCCGCTGCTTGGCGGTCCAGTCGCCCGCCCGGGTCAGGCGGTCGACCTGGAGCGTGCGCTTGACGCAGGCCAGCATCAGCATGAGCGCGTGCTCGGCCACGGCCTGGGAGTTCGAGCCCGGCGCGTGGACCACGGCGATTCCCAGACGCGTCGCCGCGGGGATGTCCACCGTGTCGAGTCCGACGCCGTGACGGCCGACCACCCGCAGCTTCTTGCAGACCGCCATTAGGGCGGGCGTGCAGCGCGGCCGGATGCGGAACAGGATGCCGTCGGCCTCGGCGGCGGTCTTCATCATCGCCTCCTCGGTCGGGTCGTCGGTCATCACCACGCGCGCCTGGCTCTCGAGCAGCGCCTTGCCATCGGGGTGGAGGAGGCCGCTGACGACGACGAGCGGCCGGTTGTCACTGGCCATCGATCATTCTCCTTTTCGAGAAACGCCGGGGGAATCTCCTACTTCCGGGCGACCAGGACGAGTCGGGGCGTGTCGAGAGAGAACGGCGTGCCGTCGAGGGCGCCGTAGAGGTCGACGCGACTCCAGCGCTCGGGCCGCAGCATCGCGCGCAGCTCGTGCGCGGAGTACAGCCGGATCTCGCTCTCGCCGATCAGGTCCCCGGGCTGGTCGTCGCTTCCGGCGGGCAGGCGCCACCAGCGGGCCAGCCAGCGGCTGGTGATGGGATCGAACGAGTTCTCGATGCGCAGCGTCCAGTCCTCGAAGCGCTGCCGCTCCTCCCGCGGCATGGACCGCACGCACTGGTCGCGGTTGCGCGTGTCGAGGACGAAGACGCCGCCCGGGCTCAGCGCGCGCCAGAAGCGGTCGAGCAGGAGGCGGTCCTCGTCGTCGGAGAAGTAGCCGATACTGCTGAAGAGGTTCAGGGCGAGGTCGAACTCGCCGGAGAAATCCATGTCGCGCATGTCCTGGCAGATGAGGTTGAGCGACACGCCGGCGCCGTGCGCGCTCTCCCGGGCCCGCCCCAGCTCGGTCTCGTTGAAGTCGACGCCGGTGACCTTGTAGCCCTTGCCGGCGAACTCGATGGAGTGACGGCCGAACCCGCAGGGCGCGTCGAGCACCCGGGCCCCCGGCTTGAGTCCGGCCCGGCCCACGATCCACTGCACGGCTCGCGCGGCGTCGGCCGGCGACCCGACCGCCTGGGAGATGGCGGGCCACGCTTCCCGGAAGAACCGCTCGCTCTGGAACATGCCGGGCCATTATAGCCGCGCGGCGCCGGCCATGTACGGCGGGCCGTCACGCCGCGTCGCCGCGCTTGAGGACGCCGAGCTCGAAGAGCAGGGCCGCCCGCTGGATGAGGCTGGCGATCACCTGGCCGTAGAACTGCGGCATCGCTTCCAGACGGCCGAGCCGGTCGCTCAGGTGGAAATGGCCCCGGCTGTCCTGGCCCTGGTAGTCGCGGGCGAAGTCCCGGTCGATGAGCGGCTTCACCCAGGGATAGGTCTCCTCGGTCACCTCCACCACCGTCGCCCCCC
Protein-coding sequences here:
- a CDS encoding biotin-dependent carboxyltransferase family protein → MIRILEPGPQTTVQDLGRCAYLRYGIPPSGPMDRAAFVLANRLVGNPDGAAGLECTVIGPRFEVIAPCAIAVTGAAMPLTLNGQEAPAWTTLALREGDVVKLGPAGAGVRAYVAFSGGIDVPEVLGSRSTYLRGGLGGLEGRALRKGDTLRLFPAALPPLRRVPPSAIPDLAAEPEIRVVLGPQADRFTAEGLRAFLAGPYEMLPQSDRMGARMRGPRITHTRGHDIVSDGIALGSIQVPGDGQPIALLVDRQSTGGYTKVATVCSFDIGRLGQVKPGQHLRFRAVALAEAHRALQAWQASLEEVL
- the pxpB gene encoding 5-oxoprolinase subunit PxpB, which encodes MRGDAPGGRAGLPAAVHDQPQPGAHVHHRCAQLHAGGPLGPRGSGEAPLRFLPAGDLAVSVVLGEEISVELNTRVRALEFLIQQKGLTGVVETVPAFGTLLVYYDPLAVEYDALCAAISELAPRADTAVLPPARSVELPCCYDPELGFDLAAAAERLGLAVEELVRLHAGASYLVYFIGFTPGLPYMGGMPERLRLPRLETPRTRVPAGSVGIGGIQCCIYSVDSPGGYWILGRTPLRLYDPGAPDPILLRPGDRVRFRRIDRPEFDSISAAVGARTFRPVIA
- a CDS encoding putative hydro-lyase, whose product is MPIDSRHPREIRADIRRGKLAGVTAGLGQGYVQANLAVLPRDSAYDFLLFCQRNPRPCPLLEVTNVGSPEPVGVAPGADLRTDLPRYRIYKDGMLADEVTDATPYWSDDLVAFLLGCSFTFEWALLEAGIPLWHVEHGKNVAMWRTSIACRPAGVFHGPMVVSMRPIPAPQLSKAVTASARFPNAHGAPVHIGDPATIGIRDITKPEWGDPQEFRPGDVPVFWACGVTPQAVALASRPPFMISHSPGHMFITDVPNSTLAVL
- a CDS encoding hydroxyacid dehydrogenase translates to MASDNRPLVVVSGLLHPDGKALLESQARVVMTDDPTEEAMMKTAAEADGILFRIRPRCTPALMAVCKKLRVVGRHGVGLDTVDIPAATRLGIAVVHAPGSNSQAVAEHALMLMLACVKRTLQVDRLTRAGDWTAKQRAVGNTELSGKTLGIVGVGNIGRRVAKFAGAVGMRVLAYDKYVPADEVRHRGAEPVGSLEELLPQVDVLTCHTPLTEQTHHMINARTLALMKDGAVYINTSRGGVQDERALFEALTRGKLAAAGVDVFEEEPAPVDNPLLNLENVVVSSHVAGVTKEANRQMGVQVAGEMLRVLRAEKPQVLVNPEVWPRLGVR
- a CDS encoding class I SAM-dependent methyltransferase, producing MFQSERFFREAWPAISQAVGSPADAARAVQWIVGRAGLKPGARVLDAPCGFGRHSIEFAGKGYKVTGVDFNETELGRARESAHGAGVSLNLICQDMRDMDFSGEFDLALNLFSSIGYFSDDEDRLLLDRFWRALSPGGVFVLDTRNRDQCVRSMPREERQRFEDWTLRIENSFDPITSRWLARWWRLPAGSDDQPGDLIGESEIRLYSAHELRAMLRPERWSRVDLYGALDGTPFSLDTPRLVLVARK